A genomic window from Silene latifolia isolate original U9 population chromosome 11, ASM4854445v1, whole genome shotgun sequence includes:
- the LOC141614015 gene encoding protein FAR1-RELATED SEQUENCE 5-like gives MDVEGSSDLGNISMRLFIVSNDIVRSSSHLELIITLADHVSYARYTLFELAAYYVECIDAGSPIIETNPKERIPVCAPELKPVLGMIFDKLEDGLEFYKAYAANSGFKMRKSTQRNIDGVVMTKYCVCSKAGESKPRGKVKKRQRTRILCNAKIFFRRNEKGQYVIVDFHEGHTHLLSTPNIVVHLTESRELTLIHKTMIVENSKVNKGPVQSFRMFKEYVKGYQNVGASLEDFKNFWRDVKKFIKGYDAQMMIKNFMHKKAMCSSYYFDFDVDDRGRLSRICWFDPIAIKNYSLFGDMTSFDTTFNMNTYKMIFAPFTGVDHHKKCVTFGAGLIRKETD, from the exons ATGGATGTTGAGGGTTCTAGCGATTTGGGGAACATATCGATGCGATTGTTCATTGTTAGCAATGATATCGTGCGATCATCATCTCATCTTG AGTTGATCATTACACTTGCTGATCATGTTTCTTATGCACGCTATACA TTATTTGAACTCGCTGCCTACTATGTAGAGTGCATAGATGCAGGCTCACCAATCATCGAGACAAACCCGAAGGAAAGAATACCTGTATGTGCGCCAGAATTGAAGCCTGTTTTGGGTATGATCTTTGATAAACTAGAGGATGGGCTAGAATTCTATAAGGCTTATGCTGCTAATTCTGGTTTTAAAATGAGGAAGTCGACGCAAAGAAACATAGACGGGGTTGTCATGACTAAGTACTGTGTGTGCAGTAAGGCTGGAGAAAGTAAGCCTAGAGGGAAGGTAAAAAAAAGACAGAGAACTAGAATTTTATGTAATGCAAAGATTTTTTTTCGaagaaatgaaaaaggacaatatGTGATTGTTGACTTTCATGAAGGTCACACCCACCTCCTCTCAACACCAAACATCGTGGTGCATTTGACCGAGTCACGAGAATTAACCCTTATACATAAAACCATGATTGTTGAGAATTCTAAAGTGAATAAGGGGCCTGTGCAAAGCTTTAGGATGTTCAAAGAGTACGTGAAAGGGTATCAAAATGTAGGGGCATCACTCGAGGACTTCAAAAATTTTTGGAGGGATGTGAAGAAATTTATTAAAGGGTATGACGCGCAAATGATGATTAAAAATTTCATGCACAAAAAAGCCATGTGTAGTTCGTACTACTTTGATTTTGATGTTGACGATCGTGGTCGACTATCTAGGATTTGTTGGTTTGACCCTATAGCTATAAAGAATTATAGTCTCTTTGGTGATATGACGTCTTTTGACACGACGTTTAATATGAACACATATAAAATGATATTTGCACCTTTCACGGGGGTTGACCATCACAAAAAATGTGTGACATTTGGAGCAGGACTTATAAGGAAAGAGACTGATTAG
- the LOC141614016 gene encoding protein FAR1-RELATED SEQUENCE 5-like — protein MSNKYPVCIITDQDRGIKAGVKTVFGDKTQHRYCMWHIMKKLPNKIGTTLYRETNFMKELCSCVWAEDIEPSEFEERWCSVISSYGLTDNEWLDTMFDKRASWIPSYFRDLFMGGLMRTTSRSESENSFFENFMNPHLTFVEFLMRFESAMDAQRWKQSKLLAESKNSFPDLETPHPLEKHASEFYTPVMFSEFKNEWVAACFTCGVKILGVTTSDSIPIIDREKDKVYYVNFISDEMKVNCTCKKFERHGILCRHTLYVLKEQGLDNVPDQYLLSRWSKLATCQPICNNVPHTLIEDCNSLDVRRHKIGTLWSEVFSCVTLAEQKPEYVDELMGILKGFKDKISAQTSTSECSSTSNMGDRTRNKTRELEMLLGTKIPTEVVILPPIQSKTKGSGKRMLSKKEKATKEQKKAARKCNACGELGFHDSRNCPGRV, from the coding sequence ATGAGCAATAAGTATCCTGTGTGCATAATTACTGATCAAGATAGAGGCATAAAAGCAGGGGTTAAAACAGTGTTCGGGGACAAAACTCAAcacagatattgcatgtggcatatcatgaaaaAGCTGCCAAACAAGATCGGAACTACGCTATATCGAGAAACTAACTTCATGAAAGAGTTGTGCTCCTGTGTTTGGGCAGAAGATATCGAACCGTCTGAGTTTGAGGAACGGTGGTGCTCAGTTATATCCTCATACGGGCTGACCGACAATGAATGGTTAGATACCATGTTTGACAAAAGGGCTTCTTGGATCCCATCATatttcagggatttatttatgggTGGACTAATGAGAACCACGTCCAGGTCTGAGTCCGAGAATAGCTTTTTCGAAAATTTCATGAACCCACACttaacttttgttgagtttctTATGAGGTTTGAAAGTGCTATGGACGCTCAACGATGGAAACAATCCAAATTATTAGCCGAGTCAAAAAACTCCTTCCCTGATCTAGAAACGCCTCACCCTTTGGAAAAACACGCTTCTGAGTTCTACACCCCAGTGATGTTTTCTGAATTTAAAAACGAGTGGGTGGCTGCTTGTTTCACCTGTGGTGTTAAAATTTTAGGGGTTACTACCAGTGACAGCATCCCCATTATTGATCGTGAAAAAGACAAGGTTTACTATGTTAACTTTATCTCTGACGAAATGAAAGTGAACTGCACCTGTAAAAAGTTCGAGAGACATGGAATTTTGTGCCGTCATACGCTATACGTGTTGAAAGAACAAGGCCTTGACAATGTTCCAGATCAGTATCTGTTAAGTAGGTGGAGCAAATTGGCAACATGTCAGCCGATATGTAATAATGTGCCACATACTTTAATTGAAGATTGTAACTCATTAGATGTTAGACGGCACAAAATTGGTACCCTATGGTCCGAGGTGTTCTCATGTGTGACACTCGCTGAACAAAAACCTGAGTATGTAGATGAATTAATGGGCATTCTGAAAGGTTTCAAAGACAAGATAAGCGCACAAACCAGTACGTCAGAATGTAGTAGTACTAGTAACATGGGTGATAGGACGAGGAATAAGACTAGGGAACTTGAGATGCTCTTAGGAACAAAAATACCAACAGAAGTGGTTATCTTGCCTCCTATTCAGTCAAAGACGAAAGGGTCTGGAAAACGAATGCTGTCCAAAAAGGAAAAAGCTACAAAAGAACAGAAGAAAGCAGCCAGGAAATGCAATGCTTGTGGAGAATTAGGATTTCATGATAGTCGGAATTGTCCTGGGAGAGTATGA